One window of Paludibacter propionicigenes WB4 genomic DNA carries:
- a CDS encoding RagB/SusD family nutrient uptake outer membrane protein: MNRNIFVILILAVLFVSCSDVLDPSLENNQGKNTTYVNPNFGYSLIVNGYDRVPLNNWSFNDVATDDAVTNDPSNNYLKMATGQLTSSNNAVDMWTNCNTGIQYMNIFISEVNKMKFTEDAQGDMMYKDRMRGEAYGLRALLMYHLLRAHAGWVNGKLLGFPIFLTEQASGSNFNLPRADFNTCMTQIYQDLDSAKSLLPTTYTDITSTGIPAKYVSAGITDYTKYNRVFGVKFLGLMSGLISQAVRAQAALLAASPAFNDGSANGSNGTWETAAVAAAQIINLKGGIAGFPAYPAAWFTNGTSWYNNSAEISSLNNGTNPPEMLWREGIQGANNTLETNNFPPSLNGNGRINPTENLVEAFPDKNGYPITNTASVYSSANPYANRDPRLLNYIVVHGSKAGVPNVPINIASGNDAVNNIATSTRTGYYMRKLLRQDVNKAPNINSTQIHYVPKIRYTEIYLIYAEAANEAWGPLADPKGYGYSAYDVIKAIRKRALGIATDPYLESIKSDPAAMRQLIHNERRLELCFEGFRFWDLRRWKVTLPELSAPALGITVTGTTSAYTISTPATVETRQYNDKKYYYGPVPYGETVKWSNLLQNDGW; the protein is encoded by the coding sequence ATGAATAGAAATATATTTGTAATCTTAATTCTTGCTGTGTTATTTGTCAGCTGTTCGGATGTATTAGATCCATCCTTAGAAAATAATCAAGGTAAGAATACGACTTATGTTAATCCAAATTTTGGATATAGTCTAATTGTAAATGGATATGATAGAGTACCTCTGAATAACTGGTCCTTTAACGATGTTGCAACGGATGATGCTGTGACTAATGATCCTTCAAATAATTATTTGAAAATGGCAACAGGTCAATTGACTTCGAGTAATAATGCTGTAGATATGTGGACTAATTGTAATACAGGTATTCAATATATGAATATCTTTATTTCTGAAGTAAACAAAATGAAGTTTACAGAAGATGCTCAGGGTGATATGATGTATAAAGATCGTATGAGAGGCGAAGCTTATGGCTTACGTGCACTCTTAATGTATCATTTGCTACGTGCTCATGCGGGTTGGGTAAATGGCAAATTGCTCGGTTTCCCGATTTTTTTGACTGAACAGGCTTCAGGTTCTAATTTTAATCTGCCACGTGCTGATTTCAATACCTGTATGACGCAAATTTATCAGGATTTAGATAGTGCAAAATCTCTTTTACCCACAACTTATACTGATATTACCAGTACAGGTATTCCTGCTAAATATGTAAGTGCAGGTATAACTGATTATACAAAGTACAATCGTGTATTTGGTGTAAAGTTTTTAGGTCTTATGAGCGGTCTGATTTCGCAAGCAGTTCGTGCGCAGGCGGCATTATTAGCTGCAAGTCCTGCGTTTAATGATGGATCTGCTAACGGTTCTAATGGAACTTGGGAAACTGCTGCTGTAGCGGCGGCTCAGATCATTAATTTGAAGGGCGGAATTGCTGGATTTCCAGCATATCCAGCTGCATGGTTTACTAATGGAACGTCCTGGTATAATAATAGTGCTGAAATTTCTTCATTAAATAATGGAACTAATCCTCCGGAAATGTTGTGGAGAGAGGGAATTCAAGGTGCTAACAATACGTTGGAAACCAACAATTTTCCACCATCTTTAAATGGAAATGGACGTATTAATCCTACAGAAAACTTAGTCGAAGCATTTCCAGATAAAAATGGTTATCCTATTACTAATACAGCTTCTGTATACTCGAGCGCGAATCCATATGCAAATAGAGATCCTCGTTTGTTAAATTACATCGTAGTTCATGGAAGTAAAGCTGGCGTTCCTAACGTACCAATTAATATTGCGTCAGGTAATGATGCTGTGAATAATATTGCGACTTCAACTCGTACTGGATATTACATGCGTAAGTTGCTTAGGCAAGATGTAAATAAAGCGCCAAATATTAATAGTACGCAAATACATTATGTCCCAAAAATTCGTTATACAGAAATTTATCTTATTTATGCTGAAGCTGCTAATGAAGCCTGGGGACCATTGGCTGATCCCAAAGGGTATGGTTATTCTGCTTACGATGTTATTAAAGCTATTAGAAAAAGAGCTTTAGGTATAGCTACAGACCCATACTTAGAATCTATTAAAAGTGATCCGGCTGCTATGAGACAATTAATTCATAATGAACGTCGTTTAGAACTATGTTTTGAGGGTTTTCGATTCTGGGATTTACGTCGTTGGAAAGTAACTCTTCCAGAATTAAGTGCTCCAGCTCTTGGTATTACTGTTACGGGTACTACTTCAGCTTATACAATTAGTACTCCTGCAACTGTTGAAACTAGACAATATAATGATAAAAAATATTATTATGGTCCTGTTCCTTACGGAGAAACAGTAAAATGGAGCAATTTACTTCAGAATGATGGCTGGTAA
- the uxuA gene encoding mannonate dehydratase, with the protein MEKTWRWFGKKDIITLDMLRQIGVEGIVTALHDVPNGEIWTLEAINDLKSYIEASGLRWSVVESLPVSESIKYGGADRDRLLENYKVSLANLGKAGIKTVCYNFMPVIDWIRTDLYRKGEDGTYSLYFDKIRFIYFDCMILKRVGAEKDYTQEEMKQVYELDKTISEAEKDELIQTIIVKTQGFINGNIKEGDQQPVEIFKRLLALYDGIDKNQLRENMKYFLEAVIPVAEEYGVNLCVHPDDPPFAVLGLPRIVTNADDIEWFLNAVDSPNNGLTFCAGSLSSGLHNQVPELAKRFAKRTHFVHLRSTDVNENGNFIEASHLEGRGHLIDLVRIFEQQNPDLPMRVDHGKLMLDDVNRPYNPGYSFLGRMYALAQVSGIMATVKNEMKNIQS; encoded by the coding sequence ATGGAAAAAACTTGGAGATGGTTTGGAAAGAAGGATATCATAACGCTTGATATGCTTCGCCAGATAGGAGTAGAGGGCATTGTAACTGCGTTGCACGATGTGCCGAATGGTGAAATCTGGACTTTGGAAGCTATAAATGATTTGAAAAGCTATATAGAAGCTTCAGGACTAAGGTGGTCTGTGGTAGAAAGTTTACCTGTTTCGGAAAGTATCAAGTATGGTGGTGCTGACAGAGACAGACTGCTCGAAAACTACAAAGTTAGTTTGGCTAATCTGGGTAAAGCAGGGATTAAAACGGTTTGCTATAATTTTATGCCTGTTATCGATTGGATACGAACCGATTTATACCGTAAAGGGGAAGATGGAACTTATTCGCTTTATTTTGATAAGATCCGTTTTATATATTTCGACTGTATGATTTTAAAACGCGTAGGAGCGGAGAAAGATTATACTCAGGAAGAAATGAAGCAGGTTTATGAATTGGATAAAACAATCAGCGAGGCTGAAAAAGATGAATTAATCCAAACAATAATTGTAAAAACGCAAGGCTTTATTAATGGAAATATAAAGGAAGGCGATCAGCAACCTGTTGAAATATTCAAGCGTTTACTTGCTCTTTATGATGGAATTGATAAGAATCAGTTACGTGAAAATATGAAGTATTTCCTCGAAGCTGTAATTCCTGTAGCAGAAGAGTATGGCGTAAATCTTTGTGTGCATCCTGACGATCCTCCGTTTGCAGTGCTTGGCTTGCCACGCATTGTTACCAATGCAGATGATATAGAGTGGTTTTTGAATGCTGTTGATAGTCCGAATAATGGTTTGACATTTTGTGCAGGTTCATTGAGCTCCGGGTTACATAATCAGGTTCCGGAACTGGCTAAGCGATTTGCTAAGCGCACTCACTTTGTGCATCTGCGCAGTACCGATGTAAATGAAAATGGCAATTTTATTGAAGCGTCTCATTTAGAAGGAAGAGGACATTTGATTGATTTGGTACGTATTTTCGAACAGCAAAATCCAGATTTACCCATGCGCGTAGACCATGGAAAACTGATGCTCGACGATGTCAACAGACCTTATAACCCAGGTTATTCGTTTTTAGGACGTATGTACGCTTTGGCTCAGGTTTCGGGTATTATGGCTACTGTAAAGAACGAAATGAAAAATATACAATCATAG
- a CDS encoding SusC/RagA family TonB-linked outer membrane protein, with amino-acid sequence MKYIKIIFFLCAFFSLFSQKANAQNSKINVSAVVLDVKGDHIPGAVITNNKDKASTVSNESGEFSITVSPKSVLYVGAVGYETNVVTANAELKVVKLKLIENNLVQVAFNKANKADLQGGVSNLNVVNLLNNNYYNGSLDNLSSFIPGYSNNIWGQSDKLVLVDGVPRDQYNVIPSEIDQITVMKSAAAIVLYGSRAARGVINITTKRGIKDENKFKVRLNTGIYVPKRNPQYLGSADYMKLYNEALTNDNNGVAPATGLYPQSQIDGTTAGTNPIKYPDVNFYSSDYIKKYSNRTDVTTEYTGGNNRARFYLNMGYYNTNTLINFGHGKDEGENRFNVRGNLDLKLSDMITAKVNSSITFYDQNTINTGSTASNGYWQMAATLRPNQFAPFIPLSYLQGADAATQGYVNNSSFLINGNSLLGGISTQLTNPFADAYVRGYNTNTTRKYQFDASLNFDLAKVLKGLSFETQFAVDYNSSYQTVHGDNSYAVYAPLLKTGASSWSNDSIKSLTKYGTDQLTNTQGLNNTYDQQTLFFSGAFKYANTFNKVHNVSAMLLGHTYKLQESQVYHASAVNLNFGLQASYNYMQKYYLDFAGSVVHSAKLAPGHRDAFSPTVSLGWRISNEDFLSKSDVVNDLKITASAGILNTDLDFVSFNNGSPVAGSGYYMYQGIYSNGAGSYWSWQEGRQLRSTDVTRGANPSLTFEKKKEISLGLETSLFNRTIQISGNYFYNLMSGIPVQIANLFPNYLQVAYPSASSFIPYVNYNEDQRTGFDIGANFNKRIQKLDLSVGVVATYYHTKANVRSENNQYAYQNLQGKPLDAILGLKSLGFFKDAADIAASPKQTYGTVMPGDIKYEDVNHDGVIDDKDRVYLGTWGSYGSPLTLALNVTAKWNNFTLFILANSGTGSYGMKNGSYYWATGGTTAKYSEPMLGRWTAATAETATYPRLTTTSGDNNFRNSDFWLYKNDRINLAKVQLSYDIPKKLLSKTFISDLGVYINGNDLLLIAKERVLMETNIGSAPQTRYFSAGVKVAF; translated from the coding sequence ATGAAATATATTAAAATAATATTTTTTCTTTGCGCATTTTTTAGCCTTTTCTCGCAGAAAGCTAATGCGCAAAATAGCAAGATAAATGTGTCTGCGGTAGTGCTTGATGTTAAAGGAGATCATATTCCCGGTGCAGTAATCACTAACAATAAAGATAAAGCAAGCACAGTTTCAAATGAATCTGGTGAATTTTCTATTACTGTTTCTCCCAAAAGTGTTTTATACGTAGGAGCTGTAGGATATGAAACTAATGTAGTTACAGCAAACGCTGAATTGAAAGTTGTAAAACTTAAATTAATCGAAAATAATTTAGTGCAAGTTGCTTTTAATAAAGCGAATAAAGCGGACTTACAAGGAGGCGTTTCCAATTTAAATGTTGTTAATTTATTAAATAATAACTATTATAATGGAAGTCTAGATAATCTATCAAGTTTCATTCCAGGCTACAGTAATAATATTTGGGGGCAAAGTGATAAATTGGTTTTGGTGGATGGCGTCCCACGAGATCAATACAATGTAATTCCGTCAGAAATTGATCAGATTACTGTTATGAAAAGTGCTGCTGCTATCGTATTGTATGGAAGTCGTGCAGCAAGGGGTGTAATTAATATTACTACCAAAAGAGGTATAAAAGATGAAAATAAATTTAAGGTGCGTTTGAATACTGGAATATATGTTCCAAAACGTAATCCGCAGTATTTAGGCTCAGCTGATTATATGAAATTATATAATGAAGCTCTGACTAATGATAATAATGGAGTTGCACCTGCAACCGGTTTATATCCTCAATCGCAAATAGATGGAACTACAGCAGGTACAAATCCTATAAAATATCCTGATGTAAATTTTTATTCATCTGACTATATTAAAAAATATTCAAATCGTACTGATGTAACAACTGAATATACCGGTGGTAACAATAGAGCGCGGTTTTATTTGAATATGGGGTATTATAACACAAATACTTTGATCAATTTTGGTCATGGTAAAGATGAAGGTGAAAATAGATTTAATGTAAGAGGTAATCTTGATCTTAAATTGAGTGATATGATTACTGCAAAGGTAAATTCAAGTATTACATTCTATGACCAAAATACTATCAATACGGGTAGTACAGCAAGTAACGGTTATTGGCAAATGGCTGCAACCTTACGACCTAATCAATTTGCACCGTTTATTCCGCTTAGTTATTTGCAGGGAGCAGATGCTGCAACTCAAGGTTATGTGAATAATAGTAGCTTTTTGATTAATGGTAATAGTTTGTTAGGAGGAATTTCAACACAATTAACAAACCCTTTTGCAGATGCTTATGTTAGAGGTTACAATACTAATACAACCAGAAAGTATCAGTTTGATGCATCATTGAATTTTGATTTGGCCAAAGTATTAAAGGGTTTATCTTTTGAAACTCAATTTGCTGTTGATTATAACTCCAGTTATCAAACAGTTCACGGAGATAATTCTTATGCGGTCTATGCGCCACTACTAAAAACTGGTGCATCCAGTTGGAGTAATGATTCTATTAAGTCATTGACTAAATATGGAACTGACCAACTAACAAATACTCAAGGGCTGAATAATACATACGATCAACAAACTTTGTTCTTTTCAGGTGCTTTTAAATACGCTAACACATTTAATAAGGTGCATAATGTATCTGCTATGTTGCTTGGTCATACTTATAAGTTACAAGAATCTCAGGTGTATCATGCGTCAGCAGTTAATTTAAATTTTGGTCTTCAGGCAAGTTATAATTATATGCAGAAGTATTATCTGGATTTTGCAGGAAGTGTTGTTCATTCGGCTAAACTTGCTCCTGGACATCGGGATGCTTTCTCACCTACAGTATCTTTAGGATGGAGAATCAGTAATGAAGATTTCTTATCAAAATCTGATGTTGTTAATGACTTGAAAATAACTGCTTCAGCAGGTATTTTGAATACCGATCTTGATTTTGTTTCATTTAACAATGGTAGTCCTGTTGCAGGTAGTGGTTACTATATGTACCAAGGTATTTACTCTAACGGAGCAGGTTCATATTGGTCATGGCAAGAAGGTCGACAACTTAGGTCTACTGATGTTACTCGTGGAGCAAACCCGAGTTTAACATTTGAAAAGAAAAAGGAAATTAGTCTAGGGTTGGAAACTTCTCTTTTTAATAGAACTATTCAGATTAGTGGCAACTACTTTTATAATTTGATGAGTGGTATTCCTGTTCAAATTGCAAACTTATTCCCTAATTATTTGCAAGTTGCTTATCCATCGGCTTCATCTTTTATACCTTATGTTAATTACAATGAGGATCAGCGTACCGGATTTGATATAGGTGCTAACTTTAATAAACGAATTCAAAAGTTGGATTTAAGTGTTGGAGTAGTGGCAACTTATTACCATACAAAAGCTAATGTACGCAGTGAGAATAATCAATATGCTTATCAAAATCTTCAAGGCAAGCCATTGGATGCAATTTTGGGATTGAAAAGTTTAGGATTTTTTAAAGATGCTGCCGATATAGCTGCTAGTCCGAAACAAACGTATGGTACAGTGATGCCAGGTGACATTAAATATGAGGATGTAAATCATGATGGAGTTATTGATGATAAAGATCGTGTTTATCTGGGAACTTGGGGCAGTTATGGTTCTCCATTGACTTTGGCTCTAAATGTAACAGCTAAGTGGAATAATTTTACGCTCTTTATACTTGCTAATAGCGGAACAGGTTCTTATGGAATGAAAAATGGCTCTTATTACTGGGCTACTGGAGGTACTACTGCAAAATATTCTGAACCGATGTTAGGACGTTGGACTGCTGCCACTGCTGAGACTGCGACCTATCCACGATTGACAACAACGAGTGGAGATAATAACTTCCGCAATTCAGATTTCTGGTTGTACAAAAATGACCGTATAAATTTAGCAAAGGTTCAGCTTTCGTACGATATTCCAAAGAAATTACTATCAAAAACATTTATTAGTGATTTGGGCGTATATATCAACGGAAATGATTTATTGCTTATTGCAAAGGAACGAGTGTTGATGGAAACAAATATTGGCAGTGCACCGCAAACCAGATATTTCAGTGCAGGTGTAAAAGTAGCATTTTAA
- a CDS encoding glycoside hydrolase family 43 protein, protein MKTPRYLVKDLYTADPSAHVFNGKIYIYPSHDVESGIPENDNGDHFDMRDYHIFSMDSIDGEVTDHGVALDVKDIPWAGRQLWAPDAAYKDGKYYLYFPLKDKNDIFRIGVAVSDKPEGPFVPESDPIKGSFTIDPAVLQDNDKDYYIYFGGLWGGQLQRYRNNKAIENPAEPADNEDALCARVAKLSDDMLQFDEEPRDVLILDENGKPLTAGDHDRRYFEGPWMHKYNGKYYFSYSTGNTHKLCYAIGDNPYGPFIYGGVILTPVVGWTTHHSIVEFQGKWYLFHHDSVPSGGKTWLRSIKVVELEYNEDGTIKTIDGGGEDK, encoded by the coding sequence ATGAAGACACCTCGTTATCTAGTAAAAGATCTTTACACTGCTGATCCATCGGCTCACGTTTTTAATGGTAAAATTTATATTTACCCTTCCCATGATGTTGAATCGGGTATTCCTGAAAATGACAACGGAGACCATTTTGATATGCGTGATTATCATATTTTCTCAATGGATAGTATCGATGGCGAAGTAACTGATCATGGTGTGGCACTCGATGTTAAAGATATTCCATGGGCAGGTCGTCAGCTTTGGGCACCTGATGCAGCATATAAAGATGGTAAATACTACCTGTATTTTCCGTTGAAAGATAAAAATGATATTTTCCGTATTGGTGTTGCAGTAAGCGATAAACCTGAAGGTCCATTCGTGCCTGAGAGTGATCCTATCAAAGGAAGCTTCACTATAGACCCTGCTGTTTTGCAAGATAATGATAAAGATTATTATATTTACTTTGGTGGATTGTGGGGAGGTCAACTTCAGAGATATCGCAATAATAAAGCCATTGAAAACCCAGCTGAACCTGCTGATAATGAAGATGCACTATGTGCGCGCGTTGCTAAGCTAAGCGATGATATGCTTCAATTTGATGAAGAACCACGTGACGTTCTGATATTGGATGAAAATGGTAAACCACTTACAGCAGGAGATCATGATCGTCGTTATTTCGAAGGACCCTGGATGCATAAATACAACGGAAAATATTATTTCTCTTATTCAACAGGAAATACACACAAACTATGTTATGCAATAGGAGATAATCCATACGGACCGTTTATCTATGGTGGCGTTATTTTAACTCCTGTAGTTGGCTGGACCACACATCACTCGATTGTTGAGTTTCAGGGTAAATGGTATCTTTTCCATCACGACAGTGTACCCTCAGGAGGTAAAACATGGTTGAGAAGTATTAAAGTTGTAGAATTAGAGTATAACGAAGATGGTACTATAAAAACCATCGATGGAGGTGGAGAAGATAAATAA
- a CDS encoding alpha-glucuronidase family glycosyl hydrolase translates to MRNLIAFTLMLLMVIGVNAENGHQLWLRFDRLEAESPVFSGINADKSKFAVKEFQQIWKEKTGKLLPVVSGQIDNQLIVGTRKDKNILSLGIDKELVRQGKEGYVIKTISKQNKTFTVVASADEKGLLYGVYHLLRILQTGEFNKALNISEKPSYSVRVLNHWDNLDGTIERGYAGRSIFWRYSEEHPTITDKDISLWREYARANASIGINGSVLNNVNASPKMLSEEYLLKVKAIASELRPYNIKVYLSINFSSPTNLGGLKTSDPLNPEVKMWWAKKVNEIYKLIPDFGGFLVKANSEGLPGPQDFGRTHADGANMLADALKPHGGIVMWRAFVYDAGKDDRAKLAYKEFMPLDGQFRDNVIIQVKNGPIDFQPREPFSPLFGAMKKTPLMPEVQITQEYLGFSNHLVFLSTMWEEFLESDTYCNGKGSTVAKTTDGTIFKQKLTAIAGVANIGLDANWCGHQFAQANWYAFGRLAWNNSLTSAKIADEWIKQTFSSDAKFVEPVKSMMLESREATVNYMMPLGLHHLFAYGHHYGPEPWCDVAGARQDWMPKYYHNASVKGIGFDRSTTGSNAVLQYFSPLKEDFNDANTCPDKYILWFHFLPWDFKMKSGRILWDELCYTYDKGVQQTREFQKNWDKAERFVDPERFTQVQNRLRIQAHDAVWWKDACLLYFQQFSKRPIPYDIERPVYKLDDLMKIKLDLTHHN, encoded by the coding sequence ATGCGAAATCTGATAGCATTTACACTAATGCTCTTGATGGTAATCGGTGTAAATGCTGAAAATGGGCACCAACTATGGTTGCGCTTTGATAGATTAGAAGCTGAATCACCTGTTTTTTCAGGGATCAATGCAGATAAATCTAAATTTGCAGTAAAAGAGTTTCAACAGATTTGGAAGGAAAAGACAGGTAAATTGCTGCCTGTCGTTTCCGGACAAATAGACAACCAGTTGATAGTCGGTACCCGGAAAGATAAGAATATTCTTTCGTTGGGAATTGATAAAGAATTAGTACGTCAAGGAAAAGAAGGTTATGTAATTAAGACTATCAGCAAGCAAAATAAAACTTTTACAGTGGTAGCATCGGCAGATGAAAAAGGCTTGTTGTATGGTGTTTACCATTTGTTGAGAATTCTTCAAACAGGAGAATTCAATAAAGCGCTTAATATATCGGAAAAGCCTTCGTATTCGGTGCGTGTATTGAATCATTGGGATAATCTGGATGGTACCATTGAACGCGGATATGCCGGGCGATCTATTTTTTGGAGATATTCTGAAGAACATCCTACTATAACCGACAAGGATATATCTCTTTGGAGAGAATATGCTCGTGCCAATGCTTCAATAGGGATAAACGGAAGCGTTTTGAATAATGTAAATGCCTCGCCTAAAATGCTTTCAGAAGAATATCTTTTAAAGGTAAAAGCAATTGCATCGGAGTTGCGTCCATATAATATAAAGGTCTATTTGTCCATAAATTTTTCTTCGCCGACCAATTTAGGAGGATTGAAAACATCTGATCCGCTGAATCCTGAAGTGAAAATGTGGTGGGCAAAAAAGGTAAATGAAATATATAAATTGATTCCTGATTTTGGCGGATTTTTAGTAAAAGCTAATTCAGAAGGTCTTCCCGGTCCACAGGACTTTGGACGTACCCATGCCGATGGGGCTAATATGCTGGCTGATGCATTGAAACCTCATGGCGGGATAGTTATGTGGCGTGCATTTGTTTATGATGCAGGAAAAGATGATCGTGCAAAACTGGCTTACAAAGAATTTATGCCGCTTGACGGACAGTTTAGAGACAATGTAATTATTCAGGTCAAAAACGGACCAATTGACTTCCAACCCCGTGAACCGTTTAGTCCATTATTCGGAGCAATGAAAAAAACTCCATTAATGCCCGAAGTACAAATTACTCAGGAATATCTGGGCTTTTCTAACCATTTGGTTTTCCTTTCAACAATGTGGGAAGAGTTTTTGGAAAGTGATACTTATTGCAACGGAAAAGGTTCGACCGTAGCTAAAACTACCGATGGCACAATTTTCAAACAAAAACTAACTGCTATAGCCGGTGTCGCCAATATCGGACTCGATGCAAACTGGTGTGGTCATCAGTTTGCGCAAGCCAATTGGTATGCCTTTGGACGACTAGCCTGGAATAATAGTCTTACTTCAGCCAAGATTGCGGATGAATGGATTAAACAGACTTTCTCTTCGGATGCGAAATTTGTGGAACCGGTAAAATCAATGATGTTAGAATCGCGTGAAGCTACGGTAAACTATATGATGCCGTTGGGATTACACCATCTTTTTGCTTACGGACACCATTACGGACCGGAGCCATGGTGTGATGTAGCTGGAGCTCGTCAGGACTGGATGCCAAAGTATTATCATAATGCGTCTGTCAAAGGTATCGGCTTTGACCGTTCAACAACAGGCAGCAATGCCGTGCTACAATATTTCTCTCCACTAAAAGAGGATTTCAACGATGCGAACACTTGTCCTGATAAGTATATCTTGTGGTTTCACTTTTTACCCTGGGATTTTAAAATGAAAAGTGGCAGAATCCTTTGGGATGAGCTTTGTTATACTTATGATAAAGGGGTGCAACAGACTCGCGAATTTCAAAAAAACTGGGATAAAGCTGAAAGATTTGTTGATCCGGAGAGATTTACTCAAGTTCAAAACAGACTGAGAATTCAGGCTCATGATGCAGTATGGTGGAAAGATGCCTGTTTACTTTATTTTCAACAGTTTTCAAAGCGTCCAATTCCGTATGATATTGAGCGTCCCGTTTATAAATTGGATGACCTAATGAAAATCAAACTGGATTTGACGCATCATAATTAA
- a CDS encoding DUF5627 domain-containing protein, with translation MKKLILFLFVMTSLSSCHNDPITFDDFKYSSVYFAYQYPVRTITLGEDIFDTSLDNQHKCAIYATMGGVYDNKKDVIINFNVADSICTGYNLVSNPTGGRAANPTVPISFMPHDYYTLTSNQIVIKKGDISGGVEVQLTDKFFADPKSLTNNYVIPLQMTTATNVDSILHGRPLHAGFHPRMLDASNWDVKSKDYVLYAIKYINTWHGYYLRRGIDVQTGSVNSTIIRHPKDVQTYDVLTDNASLTKYLCYLTSTSLTGLQYPVTLKDASGSNYTCNLILTFDITTGNCTISSSDPTNYSVSGTGSFVKKGEKNSFDNQDRDVLYLSYQINHIAKGINTVTKDTLVMRNRGVAMEQFTVK, from the coding sequence ATGAAAAAACTAATTTTGTTTTTATTCGTTATGACATCGTTGTCTTCATGTCATAATGATCCAATAACATTTGATGACTTTAAATATTCTTCAGTGTATTTTGCCTATCAATATCCGGTAAGAACTATCACCTTAGGAGAAGATATTTTTGATACAAGTTTGGATAATCAGCACAAATGTGCTATTTATGCAACAATGGGCGGTGTATATGATAATAAAAAAGATGTAATCATTAATTTTAATGTTGCTGATTCGATTTGTACAGGTTACAATCTGGTTAGTAACCCTACCGGTGGTAGAGCTGCTAATCCAACTGTTCCAATCAGTTTTATGCCACATGATTATTATACATTAACATCAAATCAAATTGTCATTAAGAAGGGTGATATATCTGGTGGTGTTGAGGTTCAGTTAACAGATAAATTTTTTGCAGACCCAAAATCATTGACGAATAATTATGTAATTCCGTTACAAATGACTACGGCAACAAATGTTGACTCTATATTACATGGAAGACCTTTGCACGCGGGTTTTCATCCAAGAATGTTAGATGCATCAAATTGGGATGTAAAATCTAAAGATTATGTGTTATATGCCATTAAATACATTAATACCTGGCATGGCTACTACCTAAGAAGAGGAATAGATGTTCAAACCGGTTCTGTTAATAGTACTATTATCAGGCATCCAAAAGATGTACAAACTTACGATGTATTAACAGATAATGCTTCTCTTACAAAATATCTATGCTATTTAACGTCCACTTCTCTTACAGGTTTACAATATCCAGTAACATTAAAAGATGCAAGTGGATCTAATTATACTTGTAATTTAATTTTGACTTTTGACATTACTACAGGTAATTGTACAATTTCTTCTTCAGATCCAACTAATTATTCTGTAAGTGGTACTGGTTCGTTTGTAAAGAAAGGAGAAAAGAATAGTTTCGATAATCAAGACAGAGACGTGCTTTATCTAAGTTATCAAATTAACCACATTGCTAAAGGAATAAATACTGTAACAAAAGATACACTTGTGATGAGAAATCGTGGTGTAGCTATGGAACAATTTACAGTTAAATAA